A DNA window from Piliocolobus tephrosceles isolate RC106 chromosome 9, ASM277652v3, whole genome shotgun sequence contains the following coding sequences:
- the ZMIZ1 gene encoding zinc finger MIZ domain-containing protein 1 isoform X3: MNSMDRHIQQTNDRLQCIKQHLQNPANFHNAATELLDWCGDPRAFQRPFEQSLMGCLTVVSRVAAQQGFDLDLGYRLLAVCAANRDKFTPKSAALLSSWCEELGRLLLLRHQKSRQSDPPGKLPMQPPLSSMSSMKPTLSHSDGSFPYDSVPWQQNTNQPPGSLSVVTTVWGVTNTSQSQVLGNPMANANNPMNPGGNPMASGMTTSNPGLNSPQFAGQQQQFSAKAGPAQPYIQQSMYGRPNYPGSGGFGASYPGGPNAPAGMGIPPHTRPPADFTQPAAAAAAAAVAAAAATATATATATVAALQETQNKDINQYGPVCSSFQMGPTQAYNSQFMNQPGPRGPASMGGSMNPASMAAGMTPSGMSGPPMGMNQPRPPGISPFGTHGQRMPQQTYPGPRPQSLPIQNIKRPYPGEPNYGNQQYGPNSQFPTQPGQYPTPNPPRPLTSPNYPGQRMPSQPSSGQYPPPTVNMGQYYKPEQFNGQNNTFSGGSYSNYSQGNVNRPPRPVPVANYPHSPVPGNPTPPMTPGSSIPPYLSPSQDVKPPFPPDIKPNMSALPPPPANHNDELRLTFPVRDGVVLEPFRLEHNLAVSNHVFHLRPTVHQTLMWRSDLELQFKCYHHEDRQMNTNWPASVQVSVNATPLTIERGDNKTSHKPLHLKHVCQPGRNTIQITVTACCCSHLFVLQLVHRPSVRSVLQGLLKKRLLPAEHCITKIKRNFSSVAASSGNTTLNGEDGVEQTAIKVSLKCPITFRRIQLPARGHDCKHVQCFDLESYLQLNCERGTWRCPVCNKTALLEGLEVDQYMWGILNAIQHSEFEEVTIDPTCSWRPVPIKSDLHIKDDPDGIPSKRFKTMSPSQMIMPNVMEMIAALGPGPSPYPLPPPPGGTNSNDYSSQGNNYQGHGNFDFPHGNPGGTSMNDFMHGPPQLSHPPDMPNNMATLEKPLSHPMQETLLPELTNPDELLSYLDPPDLPSNSNDDLLSLFENN; this comes from the exons CCCTGTTGTCCTCCTGGTGCGAAGAGCTCGGCCGCCTGCTGCTGCTCCGACATCAGAAGAGCCGCCAGAGTGATCCCCCTGGGAAACTCCCCATGCAGCCCCCCCTCAGCTCCATGAGCTCCATGAAAcccactctgtcacacag TGATGGGTCGTTCCCCTATGACTCTGTCCCTTGGCAGCAGAACACCAACCAGCCTCCCGGCTCCCTCTCCGTGGTCACCACGGTTTGGGGAGTGACCAACACATCCCAGAGCCAG GTCCTTGGGAACCCTATGGCCAATGCCAACAACCCCATGAATCCAGGCGGCAACCCCATGGCGTCGGGCATGACCACCAGCAACCCCGGCCTCAACTCTCCGCAGTTTGCggggcagcagcagcagttcTCAGCCAAGGCTGGCCCCGCTCAGCCCTACATCCAGCAGAGCATGTATGGCCGACCCAACTACCCCGGCAGTGGGGGCTTTGGGGCCAG TTACCCTGGGGGTCCTAACGCCCCCGCAGGCATGGGCATCCCTCCACACACCAGGCCGCCTGCTGACTTCACTCAGCCCGCGGCAGCCGCCGCAGCAGcggcagtggcagcagcagcagccacagctACGGCCACAGCCACGGCCACTGTGGCAGCCCTGCAGGAGACACAGAACAAGGATATAAACCAGTATGGACCG GTCTGTTCCTCTTTCCAGATGGGTCCCACCCAGGCGTATAACAGCCAATTCATGAACCAGCCCGGGCCACGGGGGCCTGCCTCCATGGGGGGCAGCATGAACCCCGCGAGCATGGCGGCTGGCATGACGCCCTCGGGGATGAGCGGCCCTCCCATGGGCATGAACCAGCCCCGGCCGCCCGGCATCAGCCCCTTTGGCACGCACGGGCAGCGGATGCCCCAGCAGACCTACCCGGGCCCCCGGCCCCAGTCCCTTCCTATTCAGAACATAAAGAGGCCATACCCTGGAGAG CCCAACTATGGAAACCAGCAATATGGACCAAACAGCCAGTTCCCCACCCAGCCAGGCCAGTACCCAACCCCCAACCCCCCGAGGCCACTCACCTCCCCCAACTACCCGGGACAGAGGATGCCCAGCCAGCCGAGCTCCGGGCAGTACCCGCCCCCGACGGTCAACATGGGGCAGTATTACAAG CCAGAGCAGTTTAATGGACAAAACAACACGTTCTCGGGAGGCAGCTACAGTAACTACAGCCAAGGGAACGTCAACAGG cctCCCAGGCCGGTTCCTGTGGCAAATTACCCCCACTCGCCTGTTCCAGGGAACCCCACACCCCCCATGACCCCTGGGAGCAGCATCCCTCCATACCTGTCCCCCAGCCAAGACGTCAAACCACCCTTCCCGCCTGACATCAAGCCAAATATGAGCGCTCTGCCGCCACCCCCAG CCAACCACAATGACGAGCTGCGGCTCACATTCCCCGTGCGGGATGGCGTGGTGCTGGAGCCCTTCCGCCTGGAGCACAACCTGGCTGTCAGCAACCATGTGTTCCACCTGCGGCCCACGGTCCACCAGACGCTGATGTGGAG GTCTGACCTGGAGCTGCAGTTCAAGTGCTACCACCACGAGGACCGGCAGATGAACACCAACTGGCCCGCCTCGGTGCAGGTCAGCGTGAACGCCACGCCCCTCACCATTGAGCGCGGCGACAACAAGACCTCCCACAAGCCCCTGCATCTGAAGCATGTGTGCCAGCCGGGTCGCAACACCATCCAGATCACTGTCACGGCTTGCTGCTGC TCACACCTCTTCGTGCTGCAGCTGGTGCACCGGCCCTCCGTCCGCTCTGTGCTGCAAGGACTTCTCAAGAAGCGCCTCCTGCCCGCAGAGCACTGTATCACAAAAA TCAAGCGGAATTTCAGCAGCGTGGCTGCCTCCTCGGGCAACACGACCCTCAACggggaggatggggtggagcaGACAGCCATCAAGGTGTCTCTGAAGTGCCCCATCACATTCCGGCGCATCCAGCTGCCTGCTCGAGGACACGATTGCAAGCATGTCCAG TGCTTTGACCTGGAGTCGTACCTGCAGCTGAATTGCGAAAGAGGGACCTGGAGGTGTCCTGTGTGCAA TAAAACCGCTCTGCTGGAGGGCCTGGAGGTGGATCAGTACATGTGGGGAATCCTGAATGCCATCCAACA CTCCGAGTTTGAAGAGGTCACCATCGATCCCACGTGCAGCTGGCGGCCAGTGCCCATCAAGTCGGACTTACACATCAAGGACGACCCTGACGGCATCCCCTCCAAGCGGTTCAAGACCATGAGTCCCAGCCAGATGATCATGCCCAATGTCATGGAGATGATCGCAGCCCTGGGCCCCGGCCCGTCCCCCTaccccctcccgcctcccccagGGGGCACCAACTCCAACGACTACAGCAGCCAAG GCAACAACTACCAAGGCCATGGCAACTTTGACTTCCCCCACGGGAACCCTGGAGGGACATCCATGAATGACTTCATGCACGGGCCCCCCCAACTCTCCCATCCCCCGGACATGCCCAACAACATGGCCACCCTCGAGAAACCCCTCAGTCACCCCATGCAGGAAACT CTCCTTCCCGAACTCACAAATCCTGACGAGCTCCTGTCTTACCTGGACCCCCCCGACCTGCCGAGCAATAGTAACGATGACCTCCTGTCTCTGTTTGAGAACAACTGA
- the ZMIZ1 gene encoding zinc finger MIZ domain-containing protein 1 isoform X2, translating to MNSMDRHIQQTNDRLQCIKQHLQNPANFHNAATELLDWCGDPRAFQRPFEQSLMGCLTVVSRVAAQQGFDLDLGYRLLAVCAANRDKFTPKSAALLSSWCEELGRLLLLRHQKSRQSDPPGKLPMQPPLSSMSSMKPTLSHSDGSFPYDSVPWQQNTNQPPGSLSVVTTVWGVTNTSQSQVLGNPMANANNPMNPGGNPMASGMTTSNPGLNSPQFAGQQQQFSAKAGPAQPYIQQSMYGRPNYPGSGGFGASYPGGPNAPAGMGIPPHTRPPADFTQPAAAAAAAAVAAAAATATATATATVAALQETQNKDINQYGPMGPTQAYNSQFMNQPGPRGPASMGGSMNPASMAAGMTPSGMSGPPMGMNQPRPPGISPFGTHGQRMPQQTYPGPRPQSLPIQNIKRPYPGEPNYGNQQYGPNSQFPTQPGQYPTPNPPRPLTSPNYPGQRMPSQPSSGQYPPPTVNMGQYYKPEQFNGQNNTFSGGSYSNYSQGNVNRPPRPVPVANYPHSPVPGNPTPPMTPGSSIPPYLSPSQDVKPPFPPDIKPNMSALPPPPANHNDELRLTFPVRDGVVLEPFRLEHNLAVSNHVFHLRPTVHQTLMWRSDLELQFKCYHHEDRQMNTNWPASVQVSVNATPLTIERGDNKTSHKPLHLKHVCQPGRNTIQITVTACCCSHLFVLQLVHRPSVRSVLQGLLKKRLLPAEHCITKIKRNFSSVAASSGNTTLNGEDGVEQTAIKVSLKCPITFRRIQLPARGHDCKHVQCFDLESYLQLNCERGTWRCPVCNKTALLEGLEVDQYMWGILNAIQHSEFEEVTIDPTCSWRPVPIKSDLHIKDDPDGIPSKRFKTMSPSQMIMPNVMEMIAALGPGPSPYPLPPPPGGTNSNDYSSQGNNYQGHGNFDFPHGNPGGTSMNDFMHGPPQLSHPPDMPNNMATLEKPLSHPMQETMPHAGSSDQPHPSIQQGLHVPHPSSQSGPPLHHSGAPPPPPSQPPRQPPQAAPSSHPHSDLTFNPSSALEGQAGAQGASDMPEPSLDLLPELTNPDELLSYLDPPDLPSNSNDDLLSLFENN from the exons CCCTGTTGTCCTCCTGGTGCGAAGAGCTCGGCCGCCTGCTGCTGCTCCGACATCAGAAGAGCCGCCAGAGTGATCCCCCTGGGAAACTCCCCATGCAGCCCCCCCTCAGCTCCATGAGCTCCATGAAAcccactctgtcacacag TGATGGGTCGTTCCCCTATGACTCTGTCCCTTGGCAGCAGAACACCAACCAGCCTCCCGGCTCCCTCTCCGTGGTCACCACGGTTTGGGGAGTGACCAACACATCCCAGAGCCAG GTCCTTGGGAACCCTATGGCCAATGCCAACAACCCCATGAATCCAGGCGGCAACCCCATGGCGTCGGGCATGACCACCAGCAACCCCGGCCTCAACTCTCCGCAGTTTGCggggcagcagcagcagttcTCAGCCAAGGCTGGCCCCGCTCAGCCCTACATCCAGCAGAGCATGTATGGCCGACCCAACTACCCCGGCAGTGGGGGCTTTGGGGCCAG TTACCCTGGGGGTCCTAACGCCCCCGCAGGCATGGGCATCCCTCCACACACCAGGCCGCCTGCTGACTTCACTCAGCCCGCGGCAGCCGCCGCAGCAGcggcagtggcagcagcagcagccacagctACGGCCACAGCCACGGCCACTGTGGCAGCCCTGCAGGAGACACAGAACAAGGATATAAACCAGTATGGACCG ATGGGTCCCACCCAGGCGTATAACAGCCAATTCATGAACCAGCCCGGGCCACGGGGGCCTGCCTCCATGGGGGGCAGCATGAACCCCGCGAGCATGGCGGCTGGCATGACGCCCTCGGGGATGAGCGGCCCTCCCATGGGCATGAACCAGCCCCGGCCGCCCGGCATCAGCCCCTTTGGCACGCACGGGCAGCGGATGCCCCAGCAGACCTACCCGGGCCCCCGGCCCCAGTCCCTTCCTATTCAGAACATAAAGAGGCCATACCCTGGAGAG CCCAACTATGGAAACCAGCAATATGGACCAAACAGCCAGTTCCCCACCCAGCCAGGCCAGTACCCAACCCCCAACCCCCCGAGGCCACTCACCTCCCCCAACTACCCGGGACAGAGGATGCCCAGCCAGCCGAGCTCCGGGCAGTACCCGCCCCCGACGGTCAACATGGGGCAGTATTACAAG CCAGAGCAGTTTAATGGACAAAACAACACGTTCTCGGGAGGCAGCTACAGTAACTACAGCCAAGGGAACGTCAACAGG cctCCCAGGCCGGTTCCTGTGGCAAATTACCCCCACTCGCCTGTTCCAGGGAACCCCACACCCCCCATGACCCCTGGGAGCAGCATCCCTCCATACCTGTCCCCCAGCCAAGACGTCAAACCACCCTTCCCGCCTGACATCAAGCCAAATATGAGCGCTCTGCCGCCACCCCCAG CCAACCACAATGACGAGCTGCGGCTCACATTCCCCGTGCGGGATGGCGTGGTGCTGGAGCCCTTCCGCCTGGAGCACAACCTGGCTGTCAGCAACCATGTGTTCCACCTGCGGCCCACGGTCCACCAGACGCTGATGTGGAG GTCTGACCTGGAGCTGCAGTTCAAGTGCTACCACCACGAGGACCGGCAGATGAACACCAACTGGCCCGCCTCGGTGCAGGTCAGCGTGAACGCCACGCCCCTCACCATTGAGCGCGGCGACAACAAGACCTCCCACAAGCCCCTGCATCTGAAGCATGTGTGCCAGCCGGGTCGCAACACCATCCAGATCACTGTCACGGCTTGCTGCTGC TCACACCTCTTCGTGCTGCAGCTGGTGCACCGGCCCTCCGTCCGCTCTGTGCTGCAAGGACTTCTCAAGAAGCGCCTCCTGCCCGCAGAGCACTGTATCACAAAAA TCAAGCGGAATTTCAGCAGCGTGGCTGCCTCCTCGGGCAACACGACCCTCAACggggaggatggggtggagcaGACAGCCATCAAGGTGTCTCTGAAGTGCCCCATCACATTCCGGCGCATCCAGCTGCCTGCTCGAGGACACGATTGCAAGCATGTCCAG TGCTTTGACCTGGAGTCGTACCTGCAGCTGAATTGCGAAAGAGGGACCTGGAGGTGTCCTGTGTGCAA TAAAACCGCTCTGCTGGAGGGCCTGGAGGTGGATCAGTACATGTGGGGAATCCTGAATGCCATCCAACA CTCCGAGTTTGAAGAGGTCACCATCGATCCCACGTGCAGCTGGCGGCCAGTGCCCATCAAGTCGGACTTACACATCAAGGACGACCCTGACGGCATCCCCTCCAAGCGGTTCAAGACCATGAGTCCCAGCCAGATGATCATGCCCAATGTCATGGAGATGATCGCAGCCCTGGGCCCCGGCCCGTCCCCCTaccccctcccgcctcccccagGGGGCACCAACTCCAACGACTACAGCAGCCAAG GCAACAACTACCAAGGCCATGGCAACTTTGACTTCCCCCACGGGAACCCTGGAGGGACATCCATGAATGACTTCATGCACGGGCCCCCCCAACTCTCCCATCCCCCGGACATGCCCAACAACATGGCCACCCTCGAGAAACCCCTCAGTCACCCCATGCAGGAAACT ATGCCACACGCTGGCAGCTCTGACCAGCCCCACCCCTCCATACAACAAGGTTTGCACGTACCACACCCCAGCAGCCAGTCAGGGCCTCCATTACATCACAGtggggctcctcctcctcctccttcccagcctccccGGCAGCCGCCACAGGCCGCTCCCAGCAGCCATCCACACAGCGACCTGACCTTTAACCCCTCCTCAGCCTTAGAGGGTCAGGCCGGAGCGCAGGGAGCATCCGACATGCCGGAGCCTTCGCTGGAT CTCCTTCCCGAACTCACAAATCCTGACGAGCTCCTGTCTTACCTGGACCCCCCCGACCTGCCGAGCAATAGTAACGATGACCTCCTGTCTCTGTTTGAGAACAACTGA
- the ZMIZ1 gene encoding zinc finger MIZ domain-containing protein 1 isoform X1 produces the protein MNSMDRHIQQTNDRLQCIKQHLQNPANFHNAATELLDWCGDPRAFQRPFEQSLMGCLTVVSRVAAQQGFDLDLGYRLLAVCAANRDKFTPKSAALLSSWCEELGRLLLLRHQKSRQSDPPGKLPMQPPLSSMSSMKPTLSHSDGSFPYDSVPWQQNTNQPPGSLSVVTTVWGVTNTSQSQVLGNPMANANNPMNPGGNPMASGMTTSNPGLNSPQFAGQQQQFSAKAGPAQPYIQQSMYGRPNYPGSGGFGASYPGGPNAPAGMGIPPHTRPPADFTQPAAAAAAAAVAAAAATATATATATVAALQETQNKDINQYGPVCSSFQMGPTQAYNSQFMNQPGPRGPASMGGSMNPASMAAGMTPSGMSGPPMGMNQPRPPGISPFGTHGQRMPQQTYPGPRPQSLPIQNIKRPYPGEPNYGNQQYGPNSQFPTQPGQYPTPNPPRPLTSPNYPGQRMPSQPSSGQYPPPTVNMGQYYKPEQFNGQNNTFSGGSYSNYSQGNVNRPPRPVPVANYPHSPVPGNPTPPMTPGSSIPPYLSPSQDVKPPFPPDIKPNMSALPPPPANHNDELRLTFPVRDGVVLEPFRLEHNLAVSNHVFHLRPTVHQTLMWRSDLELQFKCYHHEDRQMNTNWPASVQVSVNATPLTIERGDNKTSHKPLHLKHVCQPGRNTIQITVTACCCSHLFVLQLVHRPSVRSVLQGLLKKRLLPAEHCITKIKRNFSSVAASSGNTTLNGEDGVEQTAIKVSLKCPITFRRIQLPARGHDCKHVQCFDLESYLQLNCERGTWRCPVCNKTALLEGLEVDQYMWGILNAIQHSEFEEVTIDPTCSWRPVPIKSDLHIKDDPDGIPSKRFKTMSPSQMIMPNVMEMIAALGPGPSPYPLPPPPGGTNSNDYSSQGNNYQGHGNFDFPHGNPGGTSMNDFMHGPPQLSHPPDMPNNMATLEKPLSHPMQETMPHAGSSDQPHPSIQQGLHVPHPSSQSGPPLHHSGAPPPPPSQPPRQPPQAAPSSHPHSDLTFNPSSALEGQAGAQGASDMPEPSLDLLPELTNPDELLSYLDPPDLPSNSNDDLLSLFENN, from the exons CCCTGTTGTCCTCCTGGTGCGAAGAGCTCGGCCGCCTGCTGCTGCTCCGACATCAGAAGAGCCGCCAGAGTGATCCCCCTGGGAAACTCCCCATGCAGCCCCCCCTCAGCTCCATGAGCTCCATGAAAcccactctgtcacacag TGATGGGTCGTTCCCCTATGACTCTGTCCCTTGGCAGCAGAACACCAACCAGCCTCCCGGCTCCCTCTCCGTGGTCACCACGGTTTGGGGAGTGACCAACACATCCCAGAGCCAG GTCCTTGGGAACCCTATGGCCAATGCCAACAACCCCATGAATCCAGGCGGCAACCCCATGGCGTCGGGCATGACCACCAGCAACCCCGGCCTCAACTCTCCGCAGTTTGCggggcagcagcagcagttcTCAGCCAAGGCTGGCCCCGCTCAGCCCTACATCCAGCAGAGCATGTATGGCCGACCCAACTACCCCGGCAGTGGGGGCTTTGGGGCCAG TTACCCTGGGGGTCCTAACGCCCCCGCAGGCATGGGCATCCCTCCACACACCAGGCCGCCTGCTGACTTCACTCAGCCCGCGGCAGCCGCCGCAGCAGcggcagtggcagcagcagcagccacagctACGGCCACAGCCACGGCCACTGTGGCAGCCCTGCAGGAGACACAGAACAAGGATATAAACCAGTATGGACCG GTCTGTTCCTCTTTCCAGATGGGTCCCACCCAGGCGTATAACAGCCAATTCATGAACCAGCCCGGGCCACGGGGGCCTGCCTCCATGGGGGGCAGCATGAACCCCGCGAGCATGGCGGCTGGCATGACGCCCTCGGGGATGAGCGGCCCTCCCATGGGCATGAACCAGCCCCGGCCGCCCGGCATCAGCCCCTTTGGCACGCACGGGCAGCGGATGCCCCAGCAGACCTACCCGGGCCCCCGGCCCCAGTCCCTTCCTATTCAGAACATAAAGAGGCCATACCCTGGAGAG CCCAACTATGGAAACCAGCAATATGGACCAAACAGCCAGTTCCCCACCCAGCCAGGCCAGTACCCAACCCCCAACCCCCCGAGGCCACTCACCTCCCCCAACTACCCGGGACAGAGGATGCCCAGCCAGCCGAGCTCCGGGCAGTACCCGCCCCCGACGGTCAACATGGGGCAGTATTACAAG CCAGAGCAGTTTAATGGACAAAACAACACGTTCTCGGGAGGCAGCTACAGTAACTACAGCCAAGGGAACGTCAACAGG cctCCCAGGCCGGTTCCTGTGGCAAATTACCCCCACTCGCCTGTTCCAGGGAACCCCACACCCCCCATGACCCCTGGGAGCAGCATCCCTCCATACCTGTCCCCCAGCCAAGACGTCAAACCACCCTTCCCGCCTGACATCAAGCCAAATATGAGCGCTCTGCCGCCACCCCCAG CCAACCACAATGACGAGCTGCGGCTCACATTCCCCGTGCGGGATGGCGTGGTGCTGGAGCCCTTCCGCCTGGAGCACAACCTGGCTGTCAGCAACCATGTGTTCCACCTGCGGCCCACGGTCCACCAGACGCTGATGTGGAG GTCTGACCTGGAGCTGCAGTTCAAGTGCTACCACCACGAGGACCGGCAGATGAACACCAACTGGCCCGCCTCGGTGCAGGTCAGCGTGAACGCCACGCCCCTCACCATTGAGCGCGGCGACAACAAGACCTCCCACAAGCCCCTGCATCTGAAGCATGTGTGCCAGCCGGGTCGCAACACCATCCAGATCACTGTCACGGCTTGCTGCTGC TCACACCTCTTCGTGCTGCAGCTGGTGCACCGGCCCTCCGTCCGCTCTGTGCTGCAAGGACTTCTCAAGAAGCGCCTCCTGCCCGCAGAGCACTGTATCACAAAAA TCAAGCGGAATTTCAGCAGCGTGGCTGCCTCCTCGGGCAACACGACCCTCAACggggaggatggggtggagcaGACAGCCATCAAGGTGTCTCTGAAGTGCCCCATCACATTCCGGCGCATCCAGCTGCCTGCTCGAGGACACGATTGCAAGCATGTCCAG TGCTTTGACCTGGAGTCGTACCTGCAGCTGAATTGCGAAAGAGGGACCTGGAGGTGTCCTGTGTGCAA TAAAACCGCTCTGCTGGAGGGCCTGGAGGTGGATCAGTACATGTGGGGAATCCTGAATGCCATCCAACA CTCCGAGTTTGAAGAGGTCACCATCGATCCCACGTGCAGCTGGCGGCCAGTGCCCATCAAGTCGGACTTACACATCAAGGACGACCCTGACGGCATCCCCTCCAAGCGGTTCAAGACCATGAGTCCCAGCCAGATGATCATGCCCAATGTCATGGAGATGATCGCAGCCCTGGGCCCCGGCCCGTCCCCCTaccccctcccgcctcccccagGGGGCACCAACTCCAACGACTACAGCAGCCAAG GCAACAACTACCAAGGCCATGGCAACTTTGACTTCCCCCACGGGAACCCTGGAGGGACATCCATGAATGACTTCATGCACGGGCCCCCCCAACTCTCCCATCCCCCGGACATGCCCAACAACATGGCCACCCTCGAGAAACCCCTCAGTCACCCCATGCAGGAAACT ATGCCACACGCTGGCAGCTCTGACCAGCCCCACCCCTCCATACAACAAGGTTTGCACGTACCACACCCCAGCAGCCAGTCAGGGCCTCCATTACATCACAGtggggctcctcctcctcctccttcccagcctccccGGCAGCCGCCACAGGCCGCTCCCAGCAGCCATCCACACAGCGACCTGACCTTTAACCCCTCCTCAGCCTTAGAGGGTCAGGCCGGAGCGCAGGGAGCATCCGACATGCCGGAGCCTTCGCTGGAT CTCCTTCCCGAACTCACAAATCCTGACGAGCTCCTGTCTTACCTGGACCCCCCCGACCTGCCGAGCAATAGTAACGATGACCTCCTGTCTCTGTTTGAGAACAACTGA